From Carassius gibelio isolate Cgi1373 ecotype wild population from Czech Republic chromosome B21, carGib1.2-hapl.c, whole genome shotgun sequence, the proteins below share one genomic window:
- the LOC127985656 gene encoding carbonic anhydrase 4-like isoform X3: protein MPYFAALHLSFQLLPVNSLSPSPLLPFLYCIKLVPATQGREIYIGIVDMASILLISSLLLVLELCSEIKAYKLEQHKGEWCYQSQLSCQATCRGPSEWKSQFPNCGGQRQSPINIVTRKVKHEPKLTSFIFDGHEKVFNMSVENHGHSAHFTLPQFVRLRGGGLQDTYKAVQFHLHWGENGGQGSEHSVDGEQYPMEVTSFPNKQLDRVIDALGKVRYEGNSSEIKDFKLTDILPQANKLSYYRYLGSLTTPGCEQAVVWTVFQKTLPISKNQLMSMDKQLLFGTEKPMTGVFRPVQNLNGRVVYTSVPAHSLCVLPSLITLFLCLFCVFGQQKCFH from the exons ATGCCCTACTTTGCTGCCCTACACCTGTCATTTCAACTCTTACCTGTAaactctctctccccctctccccTCCTTCCTTTCCTCTACTGTATAAAATTGGTTCCTGCCACACAAGGCAGAGAGATTTATATTGGCATTGTAGACATGGCATCCATTCTCTTGATCTCATCTCTTCTGTTGGTCCTAGAGCTCTGCTCAG aaataaaagcatacaagctggaacaacataagg GTGAGTGGTGCTACCAGAGCCAGTTATCCTGTCAAGCCACATGTAGAG GGCCTTCGGAGTGGAAGAGTCAGTTTCCTAATTGCGGAGGTCAGAGACAATCGCCCATCAATATCGTCACACGCAAAGTGAAGCATGAGCCAAAACTGACCAGTTTCATCTTTGATGGCCATGAGAAAGTTTTCAATATGAGTGTGGAAAACCATGGACATTCAG CTCACTTCACCCTCCCTCAGTTCGTGCGTCTCCGTGGAGGGGGTCTGCAAGATACTTACAAGGCGGTCCAGTTCCACCTGCACTGGGGAGAAAACGGAGGCCAGGGCTCAGAGCACTCTGTGGACGGGGAGCAGTATCCCATGGAG GTGACTTCTTTCCCAAACAAACAACTGGACAGAGTCATAGACGCTTTAGGAAAAGTCAGATATGAAG GAAACAGCAGTGAAATTAAAGACTTTAAATTGACCGACATCCTCCCACAAGCCAATAAACTGAGCTACTATCGGTACTTGGGTTCCTTGACCACACCGGGCTGTGAGCAGGCCGTTGTGTGGACGGTTTTCCAAAAGACTCTGCCCATAAGCAAAAATCAG CTGATGTCAATGGATAAACAGCTGTTATTCGGAACAGAAAAACCAATGACTGGAGTATTCCGTCCTGTGCAGAATCTGAATGGACGAGTTGTGTACACATCAGTGCCAGCTCACAGTCTGTGTGTCCTGCCCAGTCTGATCACCCTGTTTCTGTGCCTCTTTTGTGTTTTTGGACAACAAAAGTGTTTTCATTGA
- the LOC127985656 gene encoding carbonic anhydrase 4-like isoform X2 → MPYFAALHLSFQLLPVNSLSPSPLLPFLYCIKLVPATQGREIYIGIVDMASILLISSLLLVLELCSGEWCYQSQLSCQATCRGPSEWKSQFPNCGGQRQSPINIVTRKVKHEPKLTSFIFDGHEKVFNMSVENHGHSAHFTLPQFVRLRGGGLQDTYKAVQFHLHWGENGGQGSEHSVDGEQYPMELHIVHIKEKYASLGDALSDSEGVAALAFFFEVTSFPNKQLDRVIDALGKVRYEGNSSEIKDFKLTDILPQANKLSYYRYLGSLTTPGCEQAVVWTVFQKTLPISKNQLMSMDKQLLFGTEKPMTGVFRPVQNLNGRVVYTSVPAHSLCVLPSLITLFLCLFCVFGQQKCFH, encoded by the exons ATGCCCTACTTTGCTGCCCTACACCTGTCATTTCAACTCTTACCTGTAaactctctctccccctctccccTCCTTCCTTTCCTCTACTGTATAAAATTGGTTCCTGCCACACAAGGCAGAGAGATTTATATTGGCATTGTAGACATGGCATCCATTCTCTTGATCTCATCTCTTCTGTTGGTCCTAGAGCTCTGCTCAG GTGAGTGGTGCTACCAGAGCCAGTTATCCTGTCAAGCCACATGTAGAG GGCCTTCGGAGTGGAAGAGTCAGTTTCCTAATTGCGGAGGTCAGAGACAATCGCCCATCAATATCGTCACACGCAAAGTGAAGCATGAGCCAAAACTGACCAGTTTCATCTTTGATGGCCATGAGAAAGTTTTCAATATGAGTGTGGAAAACCATGGACATTCAG CTCACTTCACCCTCCCTCAGTTCGTGCGTCTCCGTGGAGGGGGTCTGCAAGATACTTACAAGGCGGTCCAGTTCCACCTGCACTGGGGAGAAAACGGAGGCCAGGGCTCAGAGCACTCTGTGGACGGGGAGCAGTATCCCATGGAG CTCCATATTGTTcacattaaagaaaaatatgCTAGCTTGGGAGATGCTCTAAGTGACTCTGAAGGGGTGGCAGCACTTGCCTTCTTTTTCGAG GTGACTTCTTTCCCAAACAAACAACTGGACAGAGTCATAGACGCTTTAGGAAAAGTCAGATATGAAG GAAACAGCAGTGAAATTAAAGACTTTAAATTGACCGACATCCTCCCACAAGCCAATAAACTGAGCTACTATCGGTACTTGGGTTCCTTGACCACACCGGGCTGTGAGCAGGCCGTTGTGTGGACGGTTTTCCAAAAGACTCTGCCCATAAGCAAAAATCAG CTGATGTCAATGGATAAACAGCTGTTATTCGGAACAGAAAAACCAATGACTGGAGTATTCCGTCCTGTGCAGAATCTGAATGGACGAGTTGTGTACACATCAGTGCCAGCTCACAGTCTGTGTGTCCTGCCCAGTCTGATCACCCTGTTTCTGTGCCTCTTTTGTGTTTTTGGACAACAAAAGTGTTTTCATTGA
- the LOC127985656 gene encoding carbonic anhydrase 4-like isoform X1, with the protein MPYFAALHLSFQLLPVNSLSPSPLLPFLYCIKLVPATQGREIYIGIVDMASILLISSLLLVLELCSEIKAYKLEQHKGEWCYQSQLSCQATCRGPSEWKSQFPNCGGQRQSPINIVTRKVKHEPKLTSFIFDGHEKVFNMSVENHGHSAHFTLPQFVRLRGGGLQDTYKAVQFHLHWGENGGQGSEHSVDGEQYPMELHIVHIKEKYASLGDALSDSEGVAALAFFFEVTSFPNKQLDRVIDALGKVRYEGNSSEIKDFKLTDILPQANKLSYYRYLGSLTTPGCEQAVVWTVFQKTLPISKNQLMSMDKQLLFGTEKPMTGVFRPVQNLNGRVVYTSVPAHSLCVLPSLITLFLCLFCVFGQQKCFH; encoded by the exons ATGCCCTACTTTGCTGCCCTACACCTGTCATTTCAACTCTTACCTGTAaactctctctccccctctccccTCCTTCCTTTCCTCTACTGTATAAAATTGGTTCCTGCCACACAAGGCAGAGAGATTTATATTGGCATTGTAGACATGGCATCCATTCTCTTGATCTCATCTCTTCTGTTGGTCCTAGAGCTCTGCTCAG aaataaaagcatacaagctggaacaacataagg GTGAGTGGTGCTACCAGAGCCAGTTATCCTGTCAAGCCACATGTAGAG GGCCTTCGGAGTGGAAGAGTCAGTTTCCTAATTGCGGAGGTCAGAGACAATCGCCCATCAATATCGTCACACGCAAAGTGAAGCATGAGCCAAAACTGACCAGTTTCATCTTTGATGGCCATGAGAAAGTTTTCAATATGAGTGTGGAAAACCATGGACATTCAG CTCACTTCACCCTCCCTCAGTTCGTGCGTCTCCGTGGAGGGGGTCTGCAAGATACTTACAAGGCGGTCCAGTTCCACCTGCACTGGGGAGAAAACGGAGGCCAGGGCTCAGAGCACTCTGTGGACGGGGAGCAGTATCCCATGGAG CTCCATATTGTTcacattaaagaaaaatatgCTAGCTTGGGAGATGCTCTAAGTGACTCTGAAGGGGTGGCAGCACTTGCCTTCTTTTTCGAG GTGACTTCTTTCCCAAACAAACAACTGGACAGAGTCATAGACGCTTTAGGAAAAGTCAGATATGAAG GAAACAGCAGTGAAATTAAAGACTTTAAATTGACCGACATCCTCCCACAAGCCAATAAACTGAGCTACTATCGGTACTTGGGTTCCTTGACCACACCGGGCTGTGAGCAGGCCGTTGTGTGGACGGTTTTCCAAAAGACTCTGCCCATAAGCAAAAATCAG CTGATGTCAATGGATAAACAGCTGTTATTCGGAACAGAAAAACCAATGACTGGAGTATTCCGTCCTGTGCAGAATCTGAATGGACGAGTTGTGTACACATCAGTGCCAGCTCACAGTCTGTGTGTCCTGCCCAGTCTGATCACCCTGTTTCTGTGCCTCTTTTGTGTTTTTGGACAACAAAAGTGTTTTCATTGA